A section of the Oryza sativa Japonica Group chromosome 1, ASM3414082v1 genome encodes:
- the LOC4325231 gene encoding pentatricopeptide repeat-containing protein At5g19020, mitochondrial has protein sequence MTTRAGAPLAVFLVSSLKSAAARLSHGEQLHALAAKSGLLTSNLFVRNSLLAFYSRVAPSLAYHLFDEIPPLLRDATAHNILLSALARAGRLERAQCLLAEMPQRDAVSFTTVISALSRSGHPERALAVFRDMLTEAVQPNEVTLAEVLTAMACDHGAPAPVGAAHGVAVRRGLDGFVIVATNLVHAYGAVSQVPSARSIFELMPDRNTVTWNTMLNCYVKAGMINMAAEVFGVIPERDEVSWLTMIDGYMCADFLLQALRTYVAMVGTVGIRANEVILVGLVKACSRHSAVSEGQQLHTVILKNGFDAHAFVQATLIHYYGSCDFIDHAQMQFKLSDKSHVASWNALMASLLRRNLVHEARQLFDDMPERDTISWSTLISGYVQSGNSNMALQIFCSMLDAGVEPNEITLASALSAVANSGTLGQARWIHDYIISRSIQLTDKLSAGLINVYAKCGSIAEAVQLFNHVKDKSISVSPWNSIICNLAIHGYVNMSLELFSQLQSTTHIKPNSITYLGVLNACCHAGMVAEGKRQFESMRQQYGIQPEIKHYGCMVDLLCRAGYLEEAELLIKTMPMKADVVAWGCILAAARTQGNVALGEKAAEELSKLDPSHGASKIALSNLYADAGHWSNVSVVRKELQNENLERLTGSSGILQL, from the coding sequence ATGACCACCCGCGCCGGCGCACCTCTCGCCGTCTTCCTCGTCTCGTCCCTCAAGTCGGCCGCCGCACGCCTCAGCCACGGCGAGCAGCTCCACGCGCTCGCTGCCAAGTCGGGCCTGCTCACCTCCAATCTTTTCGTCCGCAACTCCCTCCTCGCCTTCTACTCCCGCGTCGCCCCCAGCCTCGCCTACCACCTGTTCGATGAAATACCCCCGCTCCTCCGCGACGCCACCGCCCACAACATTCTCCTCtccgcgctcgcccgcgcggGCCGCCTCGAACGCGCGCAGTGCCTGCTCGCGGAGATGCCTCAGAGGGACGCGGTCTCGTTCACCACTGTCATTTCCGCCCTCTCGCGCTCCGGTCATCCTGAGCGCGCCCTGGCCGTCTTCCGCGATATGCTCACCGAGGCCGTGCAGCCCAACGAGGTTACACTTGCGGAAGTGCTCACGGCGATGGCCTGTGACCACGGGGCACCAGCACCAGTTGGTGCTGCCCATGGCGTTGCCGTGCGGCGTGGGCTTGATGGATTTGTCATCGTGGCCACCAACCTGGTCCATGCATATGGAGCAGTGTCACAGGTTCCTTCTGCCCGTTCCATATTCGAGCTAATGCCAGATAGAAACACTGTCACTTGGAATACAATGCTTAATTGCTATGTCAAGGCAGGAATGATTAACATGGCTGCTGAGGTGTTCGGTGTGATCCCAGAGAGGGATGAGGTCTCTTGGTTGACAATGATAGATGGATATATGTGTGCGGATTTCCTACTGCAGGCTCTCAGGACATATGTTGCGATGGTGGGTACGGTGGGCATAAGGGCCAATGAGGTGATACTTGTTGGTTTGGTCAAGGCATGTTCTCGACATTCCGCTGTCTCAGAAGGGCAACAACTCCACACAGTCATTCTAAAGAATGGTTTTGACGCTCATGCATTTGTACAGGCTACCCTGATCCATTATTACGGGTCTTGTGATTTTATTGACCATGCCCAGATGCAATTCAAATTGTCAGACAAGTCACACGTAGCTTCCTGGAATGCCCTTATGGCTAGCCTACTAAGAAGGAATCTAGTGCATGAAGCAAGGCAGCTGTTCGATGACATGCCTGAGAGGGACACCATTTCTTGGAGTACATTGATATCTGGGTATGTCCAGAGTGGGAATTCAAACATGGCTTTGCAGATATTCTGTTCGATGCTAGATGCTGGTGTTGAACCTAATGAGATCACTTTAGCAAGTGCTCTGTCTGCAGTAGCCAATTCTGGCACCTTGGGGCAAGCAAGATGGATCCATGACTACATAATCAGCAGATCAATCCAGCTTACTGATAAACTGAGCGCTGGACTGATTAACGTGTATGCAAAGTGTGGTAGCATTGCTGAAGCAGTTCAGCTATTTAACCATGTTAAGGATAAGTCAATTTCAGTGTCTCCTTGGAATTCTATCATCTGTAATTTAGCTATCCATGGCTATGTGAACATGTCGCTGGAATTGTTTTCACAGTTGCAAAGCACCACCCATATTAAACCCAACTCAATCACATACCTTGGTGTGTTAAATGCATGTTGTCATGCTGGGATGGTAGCTGAGGGGAAGCGCCAATTTGAGTCCATGAGGCAACAATATGGAATCCAACCAGAAATTAAGCACTATGGTTGCATGGTCGATCTTCTTTGTCGAGCTGGGTATTTGGAAGAAGCAGAACTGCTTATTAAGACGATGCCAATGAAAGCTGATGTGGTAGCCTGGGGTTGTATCCTTGCAGCTGCAAGGACTCAAGGAAATGTAGCCTTAGGAGAAAAGGCTGCAGAAGAATTGTCAAAGCTTGACCCAAGCCATGGAGCATCCAAAATAGCCTTGTCAAACCTCTATGCTGATGCTGGTCATTGGAGCAATGTGTCAGTGGTGAGGAAGGAACTCCAGAATGAGAATTTGGAAAGACTTACAGGAAGCAGTGGAATTCTACAATTATAG